The sequence below is a genomic window from Paenibacillus sp. DCT19.
ATTCATGGCAACATTTAATTGCCACACACCTTCGTTCCAAGGTGCATGAGCATCCTTAACCTGAAGAGCAATCTGTACGGGGAATCCTGACTGGCGAACGGATACTGAGAAATAAATTGCTCCACACTCACGATGCGCGCCATAAAATAAGGAACAATCTCTTGCTGAATGCGTGGATTATCCAATTGAAAAGCAAGGGTATCACTTGCTGGTGCTTGTAATGTAACTTCTTCAATCATGGAATCATGATTGGCTATAAAGGTCCATAGAGCTTGTCTCGCTTCTTCATTCAGATGAATGATCTCATCGATCGCGAACTTACGCTCCTTGACCTCGTATAATATATACCCTTGCGCTTGCCCAGTTTCATCATAATATACGGCCTTCTGACTGGTTCCCTCCGTAAGCACCGAGTCTTTCCACCACGCATCGTCACGGATCAACATTCCGTTATAGCGCTCCGCATAAGCATTATATACGCTTTTTAAAACATCCAGATCCGGATTGCCTCTGCGCAGCGTTCCAGATGTTGGTTTTTTGGCAGGCAAATGCGACGCAGGTACTTTATATTTTTTGTATTCAATGTATGTTTCCCAACCATACTTCCGATAAAAGGCAAACGCAAACGGATGCAGGAACGAAATACTCTGTTTGTTGCGATTCATTTCTTCCAATGTGTGTTTGAGCAAACCAGCTACCCAGCCCTTGCGTCTGTACTCTGGCCACGTAGCTACACCTGCAATACCACCCATGTCGAATGACCGACCATGAATATACGTTTGAAAAGGGATAATGTGAAGCTTGGCACCTAGAGTGCCATCATCATACACTCCCCATACATCGTGTTTTGCAAACTGTTTTTGACGCTTCTCTCTCTGTTCCTCTTTCATTACAAATTGAAACGCATACTCAGAAAGCGCCATGCACTCATTGAAAGCGTCTGCTGTTAATTTACGAAATTCCATCTCATTCTGCACCCCGTTCTCTAGAAAATGATGAAATCATCCCAGTCTGTGGTCTGATCTGTAATGTAGTCTTCTCTATGAGTGTGTCAGAGGAGTTCTATAAAGTCAAATAAGAGGCGCCTAAGCGCCCCTTAAATACGTATATACACAGTATTATTATAAAAATAAGATGATCTACCTAGAAAAATATAAAAACCACCACCGAATAACATCGGCAGTGGTTCTTCGCTTGGCGGCGTCCTACTCTCCCAGGACCCTGCGGTCCAAGTACCATCGGCGCTAGAGGGCTTAACGGTCGTGTTCGGGATGGGTACGTGTGGAACCCCTCCGCCATCGCCACCAAACGCGTAGCTTACATTTCAGAGTGTTGTTCTCTGAAAACTAGATTCGAAACGAAAGTCTGCGATTTAAAACGTGCTAATTGGATAAGCCCTCGACCGATTAGTACTGGTCAGCTCCATGCATTACTGCACTTCCACCCCCAGCCTATCTACCTCGTCGTCTTCAAGGGGTCTTACATACTGGGAAATCTCATCTTGAGGGGGCTTCACGCTTAGATGCTTTCAGCGCTTATCCCGTCCGTACATAGCTACCCAGCGGTGCTCCTGGCGGAACAACTGGTACACCAGCGGTACGTCCATCCCGGTCCTCTCGTACTAAGGACAGCTCCTCTCAAATTTCCTACGCCCACGACAGATAGGGACCGAACTGTCTCACGACGTTCTGAACCCAGCTCGCGTACCGCTTTAATGGGCGAACAGCCCAACCCTTGGGACCTACTTCAGCCCCAGGATGCGATGAGCCGACATCGAGGTGCCAAACCTCCCCGTCGATG
It includes:
- a CDS encoding enhanced intracellular survival protein Eis — protein: MEFRKLTADAFNECMALSEYAFQFVMKEEQREKRQKQFAKHDVWGVYDDGTLGAKLHIIPFQTYIHGRSFDMGGIAGVATWPEYRRKGWVAGLLKHTLEEMNRNKQSISFLHPFAFAFYRKYGWETYIEYKKYKVPASHLPAKKPTSGTLRRGNPDLDVLKSVYNAYAERYNGMLIRDDAWWKDSVLTEGTSQKAVYYDETGQAQGYILYEVKERKFAIDEIIHLNEEARQALWTFIANHDSMIEEVTLQAPASDTLAFQLDNPRIQQEIVPYFMARIVSVEQFISQYPFASQDSPYRLLFRLRMLMHLGTKVCGN